One Cryptosporidium parvum Iowa II chromosome 5, whole genome shotgun sequence DNA segment encodes these proteins:
- a CDS encoding secreted lipopolysaccharide sugar transferase like family 8 glycosyltransferase: LIYIFVFFNKSKYFRQLFKTEIKSECGIVARSSTNSNIINDWLKKDELIDHLQYKASRSFNAGVLLLSLKKLRENNFVNNTLSLVQKWGINDQIALNIYCNGTYDELPMDYNFWAGRDDWKDTMRHKIVHFAGPDKPWKINYQPYEEQVSFKFFNIFF, from the coding sequence ctaatatatatttttgttttttttaataaatcaaaatattttaggCAACTATTCAAGACAGAAATAAAGAGTGAGTGTGGTATAGTAGCAAGATCTTCGACTAATTCAAACATTATTAATGACTGgttaaaaaaagatgagCTAATAGATCACCTTCAATACAAAGCAAGTAGATCATTTAATGCTGGAGTACTGTTATTGAGTTTAAAAAAGTTgagagaaaataattttgtgAATAATACATTATCATTGGTTCAGAAATGGGGAATTAATGATCAGATCgctttaaatatttattgtaaTGGTACTTATGATGAATTGCCAATGGACTATAATTTTTGGGCAGGAAGAGATGATTGGAAAGATACTATGAGACACAAAATTGTACATTTTGCTGGTCCTGATAAACCCtggaaaattaattatcaACCATATGAGGAACAGGTAagttttaaattctttaatatttttttttaa
- a CDS encoding adenylate kinase: KMSNSKKHNLILIGAPGSGKGTQCEFIKKEYGLAHLSTGDMLREAIKNGTKIGLEAKSIIESGNFVGDEIVLGLVKEKFDLGVCVNGFVLDGFPRTIPQAEGLAKILSEIGDSLTSVIYFEIDDSEIIERISGRCTHPASGRIYHVKYNPPKQPGIDDVTGEPLVWRDDDNAEAVKVRLDVFHKQTAPLVKFYEDLGILKRVNAKLPPKEVTEQIKKILEN; this comes from the coding sequence AAAATGTCAAATTCGAAAAAGcataatttaattcttattGGAGCTCCAGGAAGTGGGAAAGGTACCCAATGTGAATTCATCAAGAAAGAGTATGGATTGGCACATTTATCTACTGGTGATATGCTGAGAGAAGCAATAAAAAATGGCACAAAAATTGGTTTGGAAGCGAAAAGTATTATTGAATCAGGGAACTTTGTTGGAGATGAAATTGTACTTGGATTAGTTAAGGAAAAGTTTGATTTGGGAGTATGTGTAAATGGGTTTGTCTTGGACGGATTTCCAAGAACAATTCCACAAGCTGAGGGATTAGCAAAGATACTAAGTGAAATTGGAGATTCTTTAACTAGTGTAATTTACTTTGAAATTGACGATTCTGAGattattgaaagaatttCTGGAAGATGCACTCACCCAGCATCTGGAAGAATTTACCATGTAAAGTATAATCCTCCAAAGCAGCCAGGTATAGATGATGTCACAGGTGAGCCTCTTGTATGGAGAGATGATGATAATGCAGAAGCTGTGAAGGTTCGTCTTGATGTATTCCATAAACAGACTGCTCCATTAGTGAAGTTTTATGAAGACCTAGGAATACTAAAGAGAGTGAATGCTAAGCTACCTCCTAAAGAAGTTACAGAGCAAATCAAAAAGATCTTGGAAAATTAG
- a CDS encoding WD repeat protein — protein ASIKDMDSKGNILVTASTDETMRIYNLKTRCDSGMLTKHQGSVTYVCLSWNYKYLISCGEDKVVCIWRCSNWDPIKSFDDIHNCIPISADFHPSLKLALTLDIEGNICMLNLIEGNLAAKFTVPGMEKNGQNLNRRYGLFTLIKFNISGTYYAVLSQRELIISNITDKEDWYLSYSITDFGVGPSQITSFCWITNQIFLVGFSNGLIRILQVTKQCLINLEITFTVSKTTSDEIKNPHLGNRIKGICIIGYNHLKDENLGNSNICGRLVTCDSSGIFVLFNFKLKFNKEIGNSLCELEIMDILDSDNRITCMTIEDKNPIDPLSLFLPSTSQENSESIVDKGCLSSTPTKGNKKLKVIKKSKLDNSKKKDNLKQ, from the coding sequence GCTAGTATTAAAGACATGGATTCCAAAGGAAATATACTTGTAACTGCTAGTACGGATGAGACAATGAGGATTTACAATTTGAAAACCAGATGTGATAGTGGAATGCTGACTAAACATCAGGGTAGCGTGACTTATGTATGTTTGTCTTGGAACTATAAATACTTAATTTCGTGTGGAGAGGATAAAGTTGTATGTATTTGGAGATGTTCAAATTGGGATCCAATTAAAAGTTTTGATGATATTCATAACTGTATTCCGATTTCAGCAGATTTTCATCCTTCATTGAAACTTGCTTTAACTTTAGATATTGAAGGAAATATATGCATGTTAAACCTCATAGAAGGAAATTTAGCAGCCAAATTCACTGTACCAGGAATGGAAAAAAATGgtcaaaatttgaatagaaGGTATGGACTTTTTACTCtgataaaatttaatatttcaggAACTTATTATGCTGTGCTTTCTCAAAGAGAgcttattatttcaaatataacTGATAAGGAAGATTGGTATTTAAGTTATTCTATTACTGATTTTGGAGTTGGGCCTTCACAAATAACTTCTTTCTGTTGGATTACAAATCAAATCTTTTTGGTTGGTTTTTCCAATGGACTAATTAGAATTCTTCAAGTAACTAAACAATGtctaataaatttggaaattacCTTCACAGTTTCAAAAACAACTTctgatgaaattaagaaTCCACATCTTGGAAACAGAATTAAAggaatttgtattattggTTATAACCATCTCAAGGATGAAAATCTTGgtaattctaatatatGTGGAAGATTAGTAACATGCGATTCTTCCGGTatttttgttctttttaactttaaattgaaatttaaCAAAGAAATTGGTAATAGTTTATGTGAACTTGAAATTATGGATATACTTGATTCTGATAATAGAATCACTTGCATGACAATTGAAGACAAAAACCCAATAGATCCTTTGTCTTTATTTTTGCCTTCAACTAGCCAGGAAAACTCAGAATCCATAGTTGATAAAGGTTGCTTGTCTAGCACTCCAACCAAAGGTAACAAAAAACTGAAGGTCATTAAGAAATCTAAGCTggataattcaaaaaagaagGATAATTTAAAACAGTAG
- a CDS encoding superoxide dismutase yields the protein MSIRFIFNNNSKKLVNKFCRLFSGMPFELPPLPYDKKALEPVISPETLDYHYGKHHAGYVTKLNSLIKSTEFENETDLMKVIMKSSGPIYNNASQIWNHTFYWSCLRSPSETNKPTSKVSKLIEESFGSFESFKESFTANATGHFGSGWIWVVIDPINNQKLKIVQTHDGDNPEKLGLGKPVLTCDVWEHAYYIDYRNNRGSYVDQFFSIINWDFVESNLS from the coding sequence ATGTCAATCagatttatatttaataataactctAAAAAGTTAGTTAACAAATTTTGTAGATTATTCTCAGGGATGCCGTTTGAATTGCCACCTCTTCCATATGACAAGAAGGCTCTAGAGCCTGTTATTTCACCTGAGACATTAGACTATCATTATGGCAAGCATCATGCAGGATATGTTACAAAGttgaattcattaataaaatctacagaatttgaaaatgaaacaGACTTaatgaaagtaataatGAAGAGTTCTGGCCCAATCTACAACAATGCATCCCAGATTTGGAATCATACATTCTACTGGAGCTGTTTAAGGTCTCCATCAGAAACTAATAAGCCAACTTCAAAGGTTTCAAAGTTAATTGAAGAGTCCTTTGGAAGTTTTGAGTCATTCAAGGAGTCATTTACCGCTAATGCAACTGGTCATTTTGGATCAGGTTGGATTTGGGTAGTTATTGACCCAATTAACAATCAAAAACTTAAAATTGTCCAAACTCATGATGGTGACAATCCTGAGAAGCTCGGACTTGGAAAACCAGTTCTAACCTGTGATGTATGGGAACATGCTTATTACATAGATTATAGGAACAACAGAGGTTCTTATGTCGATCAATTCTTCAGTATTATCAACTGGGACTTTGTGGAATCAAATTTAAGTTGA
- a CDS encoding transcription elongation factor TFIIS, whose translation MEGSMQTELRNALEQGLVENKTFKNVDIYSLSKSIEEDFLKVMAGKDSRIIRQRRFELMSNLKRPNNLDLRRRILAGEMSVREFVTCPVSELAPDSVKQQRLEEQKRYFKEECILMMNDRDSSEINEKKRNNSFDGINDEMTEYNIETAKDLTEESENDTLMAKKSKRFKNDKNILEIFPDLPISLAVPPDLSHITPRYNLNKYIDKYKEMIKDVNIQNELIKQAKLRIVTTT comes from the coding sequence ATGGAAGGTTCTATGCAGACGGAATTAAGGAATGCTCTTGAGCAAGGCTTGGTGGAAAATAAGACATTTAAGAATGTGGATATATACTCATTGAGCAAAAGTATAGAAGAAGACTTTCTAAAAGTAATGGCAGGTAAAGATAGTAGAATAATTCGCCAGAGGAGGTTTGAATTGATGAGTAATTTAAAACGTCCTAACAACTTAGATTTGAGACGAAGAATATTAGCAGGAGAAATGTCTGTTAGAGAATTTGTAACATGTCCTGTAAGTGAATTGGCTCCAGATTCTGTAAAACAACAAAGATTAGAGGAGCAGAAGAGATACTTTAAGGAGGAATGTATTTTAATGATGAATGATAGAGACTCAAgtgaaataaatgaaaagaagagaaataACAGTTTTGATGGTATAAATGATGAAATGACagaatataatattgaaacGGCCAAGGATTTAACAGAAGAATCAGAAAATGACACATTAATGGCTAAAAAAAGCAAAAGATTTAAGAATgacaaaaatattcttgaaatatttCCTGATTTACCTATTTCTTTGGCAGTCCCTCCTGATCTTTCTCACATTACTCCAAGATATAACttaaacaaatatattGACAAATACAAAGAAATGATTAAAGATGtgaatattcaaaatgaaCTTATAAAACAAGCAAAACTTAGAATTGTAACAACAACctaa
- a CDS encoding proteasome subunit beta7; NTN hydrolase fold has protein sequence MLKVSQLRNNKGGVMSLGGETEQQRFDSTNIMEESKKNSSRVIVNSGSAVGIKYKDGIMLISSPLLCYGSMKMNSDISRFHVIGSGMIDLYDERQKLKSKDEDMSSVNTDKRPLVRKLTEVDEDAKVRFYEGKLSVIVSTGEFSDFQNIIERVEEKAAEDFFEGNFKSAKEYSGYISAVHYQRRNKMDPLLNDIIVAGLRKDGSKEIYSVDPLGTRFDEDFIASGMAEYLAITLLRDKYKPDMSFDEAKLILEDCMKNSFYIECKGARMVQIATINQDGTRIYPKYPLDVTWRHDLFVKSNLDRKDYVGF, from the coding sequence atgttaaagGTTTCTCAGctaagaaataataaaggtGGAGTTATGAGTTTGGGAGGAGAGACAGAACAACAGAGATTTGattcaacaaatattaTGGAAGAAAGTAAAAAGAATTCTTCTAGAGTCATAGTAAACTCTGGTTCAGCTGTAGGAATCAAGTATAAAGATGGCATTATGCTAATTTCAAGCCCTTTATTATGTTATGGATCAATGAAGATGAATTCTGATATTTCAAGGTTCCATGTAATTGGATCAGGAATGATTGATTTATATGATGAAAGACAAAAACTTAAAAGCAAAGATGAGGATATGAGTTCCGTTAATACTGATAAAAGACCATTGGTCAGAAAATTGACAGAAGTAGATGAAGATGCAAAAGTAAGATTTTATGAAGGAAAGCTTTCAGTAATAGTATCAACTGGGGAATTTAGTGATTTTCAAAACATTATTGAAAGAGTTGAAGAAAAAGCAGCTGAGGACTTTTTTGAAGGAAATTTCAAATCTGCCAAGGAGTATAGTGGATATATTTCAGCAGTTCATTatcaaagaagaaataagaTGGATCCTTTATTGAATGATATAATAGTTGCAGGACTGCGAAAAGATGGAAgtaaagaaatttattcagTGGATCCATTAGGTACTAGATTTGATGAAGACTTTATTGCTAGTGGAATGGCTGAGTATCTTGCAATTACATTACTTAGAGATAAATATAAGCCAGATATGAGCTTTGATGAAGCAAAATTGATCTTGGAAGATTGCATGAAAAACTCATTTTATATTGAATGCAAAGGAGCTAGAATGGTTCAGATTGCCACAATTAATCAAGATGGTACCAGAATTTACCCAAAGTATCCTCTTGATGTTACTTGGAGGCATGATCTTTTTGTCAAATCTAACTTGGATAGAAAAGACTATGTTGGATTTTAA
- a CDS encoding vacuolar ATP synthase subunit d: EEKRREKGVLLLSTKFKMELLTFNLKDGYLEAMVRGYRSGFITMDEYHLIGQAETLEDMRTALEETDYGTFMQDEPLPLSVNVITQKCREKFAHEFRMLQSQAYEPLGKFLNYITYEKMIDNVVNLIQGALNKKPAEELLARLDPLGYFPEIRAFVALDLSSSFDELYKSILIETPIGPYFDEFLTSFSGENEDVTSIVKEMDLEILRSSLKKSWLEDFYRFCQTLNPTSAEVMSHVLKCEADFRLLAITLNSLNFNFSSASTLYPSFGYLYPEGTEQIRKAWNDTRVRAALEPYSKYSALYDQCKAFYVNDTANDFGLADDKDESTDKKKSSSHKNLADRQFKSLEDLLYAETVSMCELVFDQQMNYGVFYAWARLKEQEIRNLTWIAEMILMNRKDQVDAIVPIFAPRAR; encoded by the coding sequence gaagaaaaaaggCGTGAAAAAGGAGTTCTATTATTGAGTACTAAATTCAAGATGGAACTTTTGACATTTAACTTAAAGGATGGGTATTTGGAGGCAATGGTTCGAGGGTATAGATCAGGATTTATAACAATGGATGAATACCACCTAATTGGCCAAGCTGAAACTTTGGAAGACATGAGAACAGCACTAGAAGAGACAGACTATGGTACATTTATGCAAGATGAGCCACTTCCTCTGTCAGTGAATGTGATAACTCAAAAGTGTAGAGAAAAATTTGCTCATGAATTTAGGATGTTACAATCTCAGGCTTATGAGCCATTGGGaaagtttttaaattaCATTACTTATGAGAAGATGATTGATAATGTGGTAAATTTGATCCAAGGTGCTTTGAATAAGAAGCCAGCAGAAGAGCTTCTTGCTCGTTTAGACCCATTGGGATATTTCCCAGAAATAAGAGCTTTTGTTGCTTTAGATTTGTCTTCATCTTTTGATGAGCTTTACAAGTCAATTCTCATTGAGACTCCAATTGGACCATACtttgatgaatttttgACATCCTTTAGTGGTGAAAATGAGGATGTTACCTCAATTGTTAAGGAAATGGATTTAGAGATTCTCAGAAGTTCTCTTAAGAAATCTTGGCTTGAGGATTTCTATAGATTCTGTCAAACTTTGAATCCTACATCTGCTGAAGTTATGAGCCATGTCTTAAAATGTGAGGCGGACTTTAGACTTCTTGCAATTACCTTAAACTCActcaattttaatttctcGAGTGCTTCTACATTATATCCAAGCTTTGGTTACTTATATCCAGAAGGCACAGAACAAATTAGAAAGGCCTGGAATGATACTCGTGTAAGAGCTGCTTTGGAGCCATATTCAAAATACAGTGCTCTCTATGACCAATGCAAAGCATTCTATGTTAATGACACTGCCAATGATTTTGGACTTGCTGATGATAAGGATGAATCTACTGATAAGAAGAAATCTTCAAGTCACAAGAATCTTGCTGATAGACAATTTAAGAGTTTAgaagatttattatatgCTGAAACTGTCTCCATGTGTGAGCTTGTTTTTGATCAGCAGATGAATTATGGTGTATTTTATGCCTGGGCCAGGCTTAAGGAACAAGAAATTAGAAATCTTACTTGGATTGCCGAAATGATCCTTATGAATAGAAAAGACCAAGTTGATGCTATTGTTCCAATATTTGCTCCTCGTGCCAGATAA
- a CDS encoding RNA recognition motif (RRM)-containing protein, protein MTMNLESGKIFVGGLSQQVTSSILMEYFLQFGVILDAVVMYDNVSGRSRGFGFVTFKDPKTVEIVQNITPHIIMGKVVDCKRASPRNTNLMIKEYFEDITKNENTPENYNNAVTKGIKNVSKIFVGGLPDLTLEEFKIYFQRFGNIKDAVLITDKNNGRPRGFGFVTFESVDAVNNVTKFYSNHYLKGKWVECKRALPRDGI, encoded by the coding sequence ATGACAATGAATTTAGAGTCgggaaaaatatttgttggTGGACTTTCTCAGCAAGTAACTTCATCAATTTTGATGGAATACTTTTTGCAATTTGGTGTAATATTGGACGCTGTAGTAATGTATGACAATGTAAGTGGGAGAAGCAGGGGTTTTGGATTCGTGACTTTTAAGGATCCAAAAACTGTTGAGATTGTTCAGAATATTACCCCACATATAATAATGGGCAAAGTTGTGGACTGCAAAAGAGCTTCACCTAGAAATACCAATTTGATGATCAAAGAGTATTTTGAAGACAtaacaaaaaatgaaaatacaCCAGAAAATTATAACAATGCTGTTACAAAGGGAATTAAGAATGTTAGTAAAATTTTTGTTGGTGGGCTTCCTGATCTCACTttagaagaatttaaaatatattttcaaagatttggaaatattaagGATGCAGTACTCATTACTGACAAAAATAATGGACGTCCTAGAGGTTTCGGATTTGTAACATTTGAGAGTGTTGATGCAGTAAACAACGTTACCAAATTTTATAGTAATCACTATCTTAAAGGGAAGTGGGTTGAGTGTAAGAGGGCCTTACCTAGAGATGGGATATAA
- a CDS encoding secreted lipopolysaccharide sugar transferase like family 8 glycosyltransferase: MATLKQKISLVIVIFSAIICITVPFIMGISSVKIFHRKNSSIFKSMNDSLRVKYEITFSSDKQVFPLFPTLLNSIYSNLGLGEYANVHIIAMPDVTPSDYSMLSKLNDELGFSEKLTLIFYPFTYKIKYKQTLKHVSEATMCRLLLPEMIDKRIDKILYVDTDAIVNHSLR; this comes from the coding sequence atggCAACATTGAAGCAGAAAATATCACTGGTAATAGTGATATTTTCAGCAATAATATGTATTACAGTACCTTTTATAATGGGAATTTCGAGtgttaaaatatttcaCAGAAAAAATAGTTCAATATTCAAGTCAATGAATGACTCTTTGAGAGtaaaatatgaaataactttttcatCAGATAAACAAGtttttccattatttcCAACATTGCTCAATTCAATCTATAGTAATTTAGGTCTGGGAGAATATGCAAATGTACATATAATAGCAATGCCGGATGTAACACCAAGTGATTATTCTATGCTGTCAAAGTTGAATGATGAACTTGGGTTTTCTGaaaaattaactttaatattttatccTTTTACATATAAAATCAAGTACAAACAGACTTTAAAGCATGTTTCTGAGGCAACAATGTGCAGACTTTTATTACCAGAAATGATAGACAAAAGAATTGATAAGATTTTATATGTGGATACTGATGCAATCGTAAACCATTCATTAAGGTAA
- a CDS encoding protein with signal peptide and possible kazal domain: MIKLLISIFLVTPGLVVKGEQLIRCDSSPMNLCGSDLVIYKSECDFLASKARLSDLTILDLTDCVNGNFSELNVTESSSNLDNRSLRGSSISKKDSDKTSENVTLSLKNDTEMNLPDLMDDNNENIVNNYTFVNGSTSDGKHLQDISLTDSIYNSGDNILNAFYMGKHSPIFQNINKYNVKMINVIVENFDISTFILSNGKYNLSRFSMLVLESVIKILKNQRSKIDNYLSRLKSTKLESTDSDNATYPYKVVDRRNDSSIIGQEEYDGLNVTFKFSNSSNANSFLDSQILTDLALKYSSKVNVSSIDNNHKKAISNRLLVASENDYAPIKEIDSNLTDSHFVVDNCEVNIPPYQGAQLVPNFHCIFPQNSTGNNFEVACNNILSLAQIAIMNTFGNNSNLNLIPYKVLNPIMNVTSLSEGNIRILSSNQSWEGESQEKFVLDFFDLLLSPLNFTNEIMDLEIGEIFVNFDFSLLSNGDFIDSSVSNVNDTTNLEEIDEIFKLDSILKDLNLILKSNNTDNSTLSGSLRITSETLPKMDSNYTTDGISRDFPPAFDRVRGPDCVVKCDDNIDLHCANNGIAYKNLCEFRNAQCDDQGLIFVGFGKCLPLVIKT; encoded by the coding sequence ATGATAAAACTacttatttctattttcttAGTCACTCCAGGGCTGGTAGTTAAAGGGGAACAATTAATTAGGTGCGACTCAAGCCCAATGAACCTTTGTGGTTCAGATTTAGTGATTTACAAATCTGAATGTGATTTTTTGGCTTCAAAGGCTAGGTTAAGCGACTTGACTATTCTTGATTTAACTGATTGTGTTAATGGTAATTTTAGTGAGTTAAATGTTACAGAGAGTAGTTCAAACTTAGATAATAGGTCATTAAGAGGGAGCAGCATATCAAAGAAAGATTCAGATAAAACTTCTGAAAATGTAACTTTATCACTGAAAAATGATACAGAAATGAATTTACCTGATTTAATGGATGATAATAACGAAAATATAGTTAACAATTATACATTTGTTAATGGTTCTACTTCAGATGGAAAACATCTACAAGACATATCACTGACAGATTCTATATACAATAGTGGagataatatattaaatgcATTTTACATGGGCAAACATAGTccaatttttcaaaatattaacaagTATAATgtgaaaatgattaatgTTATCGTAGagaattttgatatttctacatttattttatcaaatggTAAATATAATCTTTCAAGATTTTCAATGCTAGTCTTAGAGTCTGTTATtaagatattgaaaaacCAAAGGTCGAAGATAGATAATTATTTGTCTCGATTAAAAAGTACAAAGTTAGAAAGCACGGATAGTGATAATGCAACATATCCTTATAAAGTTGTGGATAGAAGAAACGATTCAAGTATAATTGGCCAGGAAGAATACGATGGTTTGAACGTGACATTCAAGTTTTCCAACTCAAGCAATGCAAATAGTTTCTTAGATTCACAAATATTAACAGATTTAGCacttaaatattcaagCAAGGTTAATGTTAGTAGTATTGATAATAACCATAAAAAAGCTATTAGTAATAGATTACTGGTTGCTTCAGAAAATGATTATGCTcctattaaagaaattgacTCCAATTTAACCGATAGCCACTTTGTTGTTGATAATTGCGAAGTAAATATTCCACCTTATCAAGGAGCTCAGTTGGTTCCCAATTTCCATTGTATCTTCCCCCAAAACTCTACAggtaataattttgaagttgcttgcaataatattcttaGTTTGGCCCAAATAGCCATTATGAACAcatttggaaataattcaaatttaaatctGATTCCATACAAAGTGTTAAATCCAATCATGAACGTAACTAGTTTATCAGAAGGTAATATCAGAATTTTGTCGAGCAATCAATCTTGGGAGGGTGAAAGTCAGGAGAAATTTGTTCTGGATttctttgatttattattatcccCATTGAATTTTACAAATGAGATAATGGACCTCGAAATTGGTGAGATCTTTGTGAACTTTGATTTTAGTCTCTTATCTAATGGTGACTTTATTGACTCTTCGGTCTCAAATGTCAATGATACCACCAATTTGGAAGAAATAGATGAGATTTTTAAGTTAGACTCTATTTTAAAggatttaaatttaattctgaAATCGAATAACACAGATAACTCTACGTTATCAGGTTCATTGAGAATCACAAGTGAAACATTACCAAAAATGGACTCAAATTATACAACTGATGGCATATCTAGAGATTTCCCTCCTGCATTTGATAGGGTAAGAGGACCAGATTGCGTAGTTAAATGTGATGACAATATTGACTTACATTGTGCAAACAACGGAATAGCATACAAGAACCTTTGTGAATTCAGAAATGCTCAATGCGATGATCAAGGCTTAATTTTCGTTGGCTTTGGAAAATGTTTGCCTCTGGTTATTAAAACTTAA